The Drosophila biarmipes strain raj3 chromosome 2L, RU_DBia_V1.1, whole genome shotgun sequence genome has a window encoding:
- the LOC108033574 gene encoding uncharacterized protein LOC108033574 — protein sequence MFRTLSIEPTRIEDRSKEEVRANLVVFAVTCALIRIVPIIIRKLA from the coding sequence ATGTTTCGCACACTGTCAATTGAGCCCACCAGGATCGAGGATCGCTCCAAGGAGGAGGTCCGTGCCAATCTGGTAGTGTTCGCCGTCACCTGTGCCCTCATCCGAATCGTCCCGATTATCATAAGAAAGTTGGCTTAA
- the LOC108033561 gene encoding uncharacterized protein LOC108033561, which translates to MDTSRVLRVTNVVLLLTAYQMHWFEKKSQRFRLSLPGVVNIFVLGVFYAGCFSQHFDSKSSLLIVLKNVSPFMFVLTRTQLFLGAKVFAYSVYSSVKSVGALNSLVESLPTRNSGFRKDEVIAYILLGSTFGTLFCFVLYISYEMKFELPPLEDAMIGLALFLPHLILSGSLRLYIVLAWLTRGQLKQFKNNAEEELSDNLIKEEDNVASTSFTISTKSSSVANLDNLKRKLEILGANFRFFFQSIQHSLIFLFAMNGNCLLGGIYSYTYYWNTWHVIFEDRKRRIFYAANASIYACIASDYICLMLVLFMMEKERMNFIKCLDFFLAKRNALSKRVRPLAKDITKVLKRSFYSKFDSIIPFNISYLSLMVFVQLLIIILVVMFHYLNDEILLLKEELNSKDN; encoded by the exons ATGGATACCTCCCGTGTTTTGAGGGTCACCAATGTAGTGCTTTTACTCACGGCTTATCAGATGCATTGGTTTGAGAAGAAATCGCAGAGGTTCCGATTGTCCCTGCCCGGAGTGGTCAACATATTTGTTCTGGGTGTCTTCTATGCTGGGTGCTTTTCCCAACATTTCGATTCCAAGTCGTCTCTTCTGATAGTTCTGAAGAATGTGTCACCATTTATGTTCGTACTGACCAGAACTCAGCTTTTCCTGGGAGCAAAGGTATTCGCCTACTCCGTGTATTCCTCGGTGAAATCCGTGGGTGCTCTTAATTCCCTGGTGGAATCTCTTCCAACCAGAAATTCTGGATTCAGAAAAGATGAGGTCATAGCCTATATACTACTGGGTTCGACCTTTGGCACTCTCTTTTGTTTCGTGCTCTACATATCGTATGAAATGAAGTTCGAGCTGCCTCCGTTGGAAGATGCCATGATCGGATTGGCTCTATTTCTTCCCCATCTGATTTTGTCAGGATCTCTGAGACTCTACATAGTACTGGCTTGGTTAACTCGTGGACAATTAAAGCAATTTAAGAACAATGCGGAGGAGGAGTTAAGTGATAATTTGATAAAAGAGGAGGATAATGTGGCTTCCACTTCTTTTACCATTTCAACGAAAAGCTCcagcgtggcaaatttagacaACCTGAAGAGGAAGCTGGAGATTCTGGGAGCCAATTTCCGCTTCTTCTTCCAGTCGATTCAGCACTCTTTGATATTTCTTTTCGCCATGAATGGGAACTGTCTATTGGGAGGGATATACTCCTATACATACTACTGGAATACCTGGCACGTAATCTTCGAGGATCGCAAGCGAAGAATCTTCTATGCGGCAAATGCATCCATATATGCCTGTATTGCCAGTGATTACATCTGCTTAATGTTGGTTCTGTTTATGATGGAGAAAGAg CGGATGAACTTTATTAAATGTCTAGATTTCTTTTTGGCCAAGCGAAATGCATTATCAAAGAGAGTTCGACCCCTTGCCAAGGATATAACGAAAGTTCTCAAAAGAAGCTTTTATAGCAAATTCGACTCAATCATTCCTTTTAATATTAGTTACCTCAGTTTG ATGGTATTCGTCCAATTGCTAATAATTATCTTGGTGGTGATGTTCCATTACTTGAATGACGAAATACTTTTGCTGAAAGAAGAGTTGAACAGCAAAGATAATTAA
- the LOC108033408 gene encoding dentin sialophosphoprotein, translating into MSKSGENDKSLSRSPKSISVDLSVGIGNSLIDEERNGNEMDKLDCRRRASTDMDSVGISVPSTVEVKEPNLIKNYSTSKEQADNSIVDDSSCHNVSKTPMNASLPNGVSNHALSPSSFVYKPYDYTLHGLTDFESTICSVGKDYSELTSCTSFINNQNDTFDSIKTPDTSLLENRATSLGKADDVIDIFSSTMRNPEEMISLFPADDSGISNKSRAETTDSVKENNGQSVIENYEDNPEESKKSSDKKNCNDTLLEYLMEVTEFSENIPSQSQRSVFRQKASSTDSVVIKTLKNRNLQKHKENLQNNFEEMGSTVDKERIQPSHLLESGNLSKDTTLEIQRDNKALDVKGPKINAEELSKSVGKGTINVTLEPGELSEDTNLEEQQKQPAHRISDVEDGEISGEENEDPNDSSKEMRVCQSIEQESSKLKKCGEFGENTISEAQNDCLRSPDMEDGEVSGDDDDYNVPTGDHEKDDSVIPICRFHIRNACYWGSNCRFRHPKITNNKGNYEMFEKKVLPGTVTIPPVWRSFTAPRADTYQTSQADKVTWRLGIPTKADLNDMDNDPYYTPEGHQRAPLLPTPTFDELLMAQKNQNRKVRQPPMPSRPRLITWESRLSISSPSPSPSVSPSRLSEATRSTLQTTSASRHSIKRARSPSPLRSVVNIIRGPRTPSCSPPRRVSAIVRPEPKPQYLSNNSDDCSDSSESTSYESTTESSDEISSSSESDAREACSKRAWKASTSSSRSSEKHASINEGASSSKRAERRRSRSSTSKSRKKSHTQTPPKSSTKTPTRNPLKVMPNAPKKPRNAEDSSYSTKKKMTRQEYLLMQLLRVEEQIAKKKQKRLKASKI; encoded by the exons ATGTCGAAGTCTGGCGAAAATGACAAGTCGCTTTCACGGTCACCAAAGTCAATATCCGTGGATTTGTCCGTAGGCATTGGTAATTCGTTAATCGATGAAGaaagaaatggaaatgaaatggATAAATTAGATTGTAGACGTCGTGCATCTACCGATATGG ATTCCGTAGGCATAAGTGTTCCGTCCACAGTTGAGGTAAAGGAGCCAAACTtgataaaaaattattcaacATCCAAGGAACAAGCTGATAATAGCATTGTTG ATGATTCCTCCTGCCATAATGTTTCTAAAACACCAATGAATGCAAG TTTGCCAAACGGGGTCTCCAATCATGCTTTATCCCCATCCAGTTTTGTATACAAACCATATGATTATACTCTTCATGGCCTAACAGATTTCG aatcaACTATTTGTTCTGTGGGGAAGGACTACTCAGAACTAACAAGCTGTACTTCCTTTATTAATAATCAAAATGATACTTTTGATTCAATCAAAACTCCTGATACTTCCCTATTAGAAAATAGGGCAACTAGCCTAGGTAAAGCTGACGATGTTATTGACATCTTTTCCTCCACAATGAGAAACCCAGAGGAAATGATTTCGTTATTTCCAGCGGATGATTCTGGAATAAGTAATAAGTCTAGGGCAGAAACCACAGATtctgtaaaagaaaataatggCCAAAGCGTAATAGAGAATTATGAAGACAACCCTGAAGAATCTAAGAAAAGCTCTGATAAGAAAAACTGTAACGATACATTGTTGGAGTACTTAATGGAGGTTACTGAGTTTTCCGAAAATATTCCTTCACAATCCCAGAGAAGTGTGTTTCGACAGAAAGCCAGTTCCACAGATTCAGTtgttattaaaacattaaaaaatcgtaatCTCCAAAAACATAAAGaaaatcttcaaaataattttgaagaAATGGGGAGCACCGTTGATAAGGAGAGAATCCAACCAAGCCATCTTTTGGAGTCTGGTAATTTATCTAAAGATACCACTTTAGAAATTCAGCGAGATAACAAGGCCTTAGATGTAAAAGGCCCAAAGATCAATGCTGAAGAATTAAGTAAATCCGTTGGCAAAGGAACAATTAATGTTACACTTGAACCAGGTGAGTTATCTGAAGATACCAATTTGGAGGAGCAGCAAAAACAGCCTGCGCACAGGATATCAGATGTGGAAGACGGCGAAATATCCGGCGAAGAAAATGAGGACCCAAATGATTCTTCCAAGGAAATGAGAGTTTGTCAATCTATAGAACAAGAATCGAGCAAGCTAAAAAAGTGTGGGGAGTTTGGCGAGAACACCATTTCGGAGGCGCAGAACGATTGTTTAAGATCCCCTGATATGGAAGATGGAGAGGTATCCGGCGACGATGATGATTATAATGTACCGACTGGAGACCACGAAAAAGACGATAGCGTTATTCCAATCTGCCGCTTCCACATCCGCAACGCTTGCTATTGGGGAAGCAATTGTCGATTTCGTCATCCGAAGATAACCAACAACAAGGGCAACTATGAGatgtttgaaaaaaaggtTCTTCCAGGAACCGTAACAATTCCCCCAG TATGGCGTTCTTTTACCGCACCACGTGCTGACACCTACCAAACTTCGCAAGCCGATAAAGTAACGTGGCGACTTGGTATCCCGACAAAAGCGGACTTAAACGACATGGACAACGACCCCTACTACACGCCGGAGGGGCACCAGCGTGCTCCCCTTCTGCCGACGCCCACATTCGATGAACTACTGATGGcgcaaaaaaatcaaaaccgGAAAGTCCGCCAACCGCCAATGCCTTCGAGACCAAGACTAATAACCTGGGAGAGTCGACTGAGCATCAGCTCACCATCTCCTAGTCCCAGCGTCTCACCGAGTCGGTTGTCCGAAGCTACACGATCGACTTTACAGACAACATCAGCGTCCAGACACTCTATCAAACGAGCCCGTTCTCCAAGTCCTCTGAGATCAGTTGTCAACATAATTCGAGGGCCCCGAACTCCATCCTGCAGCCCACCAAGGCGTGTCAGTGCCATCGTACGCCCTGAACCAAAGCCGCAATATCtcagcaacaacagcgacGATTGCAGTGACTCCTCCGAGTCGACAAGCTACGAATCCACCACCGAAAGCTCCGATGAAATCTCTTCTTCCTCAGAATCGGATGCCAGGGAAGCATGCTCTAAGCGCGCTTGGAAAGCAAGCACATCTTCCTCAAGGTCCTCAGAAAAACATGCATCAATAAATGAAGGAGCATCGTCATCAAAAAGGGCAGAAAGGCGACGATCAAGATCTTCTACATCTAAAAGTCGAAAAAAATCGCACACACAAACTCCACCAAAATCGTCGACAAAAACTCCAACGAGAAATCCTTTAAAGGTGATGCCCAATGCACCAAAAAAGCCTCGGAACGCAGAGGATTCTTCTTACAGtaccaaaaagaaaatgacCCGACAGGAATATTTACTAATGCAACTTTTGCGCGTGGAGGAGCAAATCGCCAAAAAGAAACAGAAGCGCTTGAAAGCTTCCAAAATATAA